One Luteibacter aegosomaticola genomic window carries:
- the putA gene encoding bifunctional proline dehydrogenase/L-glutamate gamma-semialdehyde dehydrogenase PutA: MNPSILSPELPAGAEPARARITAAWLRDETEAVNDLLAQATLPPTEREHVIDVAAGLVTRVRARAKDQSAVESFMRQYDLSSEEGVLLMCVAEALLRIPDKATADKLIRDKLGDADWKKHLGQSESVFVNASTWGLMLTGHLVNLAEETRHDFTSALRRLVGRAGEPVVRLAVRQAMRIMGHQFVMGRTIKEALDRSEEKEHSVYRYSYDMLGESALTQATAERYQQDYRDAINALGARGPFKSNVEAPSISVKLSALHPRYEVGNRARARVELGAKLLELSQLAYKNGIALSVDAEETDRLELSLDIIGDVFAHPSLEGWNGLGIVIQAYQKRAPFVIDWVVEKARATGRRWFVRLVKGAYWDAEIKRSQENGLSGYPVYTRKPNTDVSYLACAHRLFNAGSDLVYPQFATHNAHTIAAINHIAKGRPYENQRLHGMGADLYAEVIGKDKLNVPCRVYAPVGTHEDLLPYLVRRLLENGANTSFVNRVVDESVPVRDLVADPCETVRAFASIPHPRIPLPVNLYGELRKNSMGMNFANDNELNELADAVNRHSGPWTAAPLVAGGATGGSKVEVTDPSDRRRIIGTVENASEGLVDQALRAGVAAQPGWDRLPAASRAAILEHAAEQLEHNRAEFIAMCVREAGKSLPDAIAEIREAADFLRYYATMARRLFGQPEQLPGPTGESNQLFLNGRGVFVCISPWNFPLAIFLGQVAAALAAGNAVIAKPAEQTSLIGYAAVKLLHAAGVPADVLQFLPGDGATVGAALTRDPRVAGVAFTGSTDTAWAINRALAARNAPIAALIAETGGQNAMIADSSALPEQIVKDVINSAFQSAGQRCSAARILFVQEDIADKVIGMLAGAMAELKVGDPGLLSTDVGPVIDEDARQILVDHAARMDREAKKIGEVVLPEGTVNGTFFAPRAYEIPSLETLTREIFGPVLHVIRWKGSDLAKVVEQINATGFGLTLGIHSRIDDTIEYISSRAKVGNCYVNRNQIGAVVGVQPFGGEGLSGTGPKAGGPHYLLRFAGERTLTINTTAAGGNASLLTIGE; the protein is encoded by the coding sequence GTGAATCCGTCCATCCTCAGTCCCGAACTCCCCGCCGGTGCCGAGCCGGCGCGCGCGCGCATCACAGCCGCCTGGCTGCGCGACGAAACGGAGGCCGTCAACGACCTCCTGGCCCAGGCCACCCTTCCGCCCACCGAGCGTGAGCACGTCATCGACGTGGCCGCCGGCCTGGTCACCCGTGTGCGCGCCCGCGCCAAGGACCAGAGCGCCGTCGAGTCCTTCATGCGCCAGTACGACCTCTCCTCCGAGGAAGGCGTGCTGCTCATGTGCGTGGCCGAAGCCCTGCTCCGCATCCCTGACAAGGCCACGGCCGACAAGCTCATCCGCGACAAGCTGGGCGATGCCGACTGGAAGAAGCACCTGGGCCAGAGCGAGTCCGTGTTCGTCAACGCCTCCACCTGGGGCCTGATGCTCACCGGCCACCTCGTGAACCTGGCGGAAGAAACCCGCCACGACTTCACCTCCGCCCTGCGCCGCCTCGTCGGCCGCGCGGGTGAGCCGGTCGTGCGCCTCGCCGTGCGCCAGGCCATGCGGATCATGGGCCACCAGTTCGTGATGGGACGCACGATCAAGGAAGCCCTGGACCGCTCCGAGGAGAAGGAACACTCGGTGTACCGCTATTCGTACGACATGCTCGGCGAATCGGCGCTCACCCAGGCTACAGCCGAGCGTTACCAGCAGGATTACCGCGACGCGATCAACGCGCTCGGTGCCCGCGGCCCGTTCAAGAGCAACGTCGAAGCGCCGTCGATCTCGGTGAAGCTCTCGGCCCTGCACCCGCGCTACGAAGTGGGCAACCGTGCCCGCGCCCGCGTGGAGCTGGGCGCCAAGCTGCTCGAGCTCTCGCAGCTGGCCTACAAGAACGGCATCGCCCTCTCGGTGGATGCGGAAGAAACCGATCGCCTCGAGCTTTCGCTCGACATCATCGGCGATGTCTTCGCGCACCCGTCGCTGGAAGGCTGGAACGGCCTCGGCATCGTGATCCAGGCCTACCAGAAGCGCGCACCGTTCGTGATCGACTGGGTGGTCGAAAAGGCCCGCGCCACCGGCCGCCGCTGGTTCGTGCGTCTGGTGAAGGGCGCCTACTGGGATGCCGAGATCAAGCGTTCGCAGGAAAACGGCCTGAGCGGCTACCCGGTCTACACGCGTAAGCCGAACACCGACGTCAGCTACCTCGCCTGCGCGCACCGTCTGTTCAATGCCGGTAGCGACCTGGTCTACCCGCAGTTCGCGACGCATAACGCGCACACCATCGCGGCGATCAACCATATCGCCAAGGGCCGTCCGTACGAGAACCAGCGCCTGCACGGCATGGGCGCCGACCTGTACGCGGAAGTGATCGGCAAGGACAAGCTCAACGTCCCCTGCCGCGTCTACGCCCCCGTCGGTACGCATGAAGACCTGCTGCCCTACCTGGTCCGCCGCCTGCTCGAGAACGGCGCCAACACCAGCTTCGTCAATCGTGTGGTGGATGAATCCGTGCCGGTCCGCGACCTCGTCGCCGACCCGTGCGAAACCGTGCGCGCCTTCGCCTCCATCCCCCACCCCCGCATTCCCCTGCCGGTCAATCTGTACGGCGAACTCCGGAAGAACTCCATGGGCATGAACTTCGCAAACGACAACGAGCTCAACGAGCTCGCCGACGCCGTCAACCGCCACTCGGGCCCGTGGACGGCCGCGCCGCTCGTCGCCGGTGGCGCCACCGGTGGCAGCAAGGTCGAAGTGACCGACCCGTCGGATCGCCGCCGCATCATCGGCACCGTCGAAAACGCCTCGGAAGGCCTCGTGGACCAGGCGCTGCGCGCCGGTGTCGCCGCCCAGCCGGGCTGGGACCGCCTGCCGGCCGCCAGCCGCGCCGCGATCCTCGAGCACGCCGCTGAGCAGCTCGAGCACAACCGCGCCGAGTTCATCGCCATGTGCGTACGTGAAGCCGGCAAGAGCCTGCCTGACGCCATCGCGGAAATCCGCGAAGCGGCCGACTTCCTGCGCTACTACGCCACGATGGCCCGCCGCCTGTTCGGCCAGCCGGAACAGCTCCCGGGTCCCACCGGCGAGAGCAACCAGCTGTTCCTCAACGGCCGCGGCGTGTTCGTCTGCATCAGCCCGTGGAACTTCCCGCTGGCCATCTTCCTGGGTCAGGTCGCTGCTGCCCTTGCCGCCGGTAACGCCGTGATCGCCAAGCCGGCCGAGCAGACCTCGCTCATCGGCTACGCCGCGGTGAAGCTGCTGCACGCTGCCGGCGTGCCGGCGGATGTGCTGCAGTTCCTGCCGGGCGACGGCGCGACCGTCGGTGCCGCCCTCACCCGCGACCCGCGCGTGGCTGGCGTGGCCTTCACCGGCTCGACCGACACCGCCTGGGCAATCAACCGCGCCCTCGCCGCCCGTAACGCTCCGATTGCCGCACTGATCGCCGAGACCGGCGGCCAGAACGCGATGATCGCCGACTCCTCGGCGCTGCCCGAGCAGATCGTGAAGGACGTGATCAACTCGGCGTTCCAGTCGGCCGGCCAGCGTTGCTCCGCCGCGCGCATCCTGTTCGTGCAGGAAGACATCGCCGACAAGGTGATCGGCATGCTCGCCGGCGCCATGGCCGAGCTGAAGGTCGGCGACCCCGGCCTGCTCTCGACCGACGTCGGTCCGGTGATCGACGAAGACGCCCGCCAGATCCTCGTCGACCATGCTGCACGCATGGATCGTGAAGCGAAGAAGATCGGTGAAGTCGTGCTGCCGGAAGGCACGGTCAACGGCACGTTCTTCGCGCCGCGCGCCTACGAAATCCCGTCGCTCGAAACGCTGACCCGCGAAATCTTCGGCCCGGTGCTGCACGTCATCCGCTGGAAGGGTTCCGACCTGGCCAAGGTGGTCGAGCAGATCAACGCCACCGGCTTCGGCCTCACCCTCGGCATTCACAGCCGTATCGACGACACGATCGAGTACATCTCGTCGCGCGCGAAGGTCGGCAACTGCTACGTCAACCGCAACCAGATCGGTGCGGTGGTCGGCGTGCAGCCGTTTGGCGGCGAAGGCCTCAGCGGCACCGGCCCCAAGGCCGGCGGCCCGCACTACCTGCTCCGCTTCGCGGGTGAGCGCACGCTCACGATCAACACCACGGCGGCGGGCGGTAACGCTTCGTTGCTGACGATCGGCGAGTAA
- the dcp gene encoding peptidyl-dipeptidase Dcp: MKVRTLVIATSIALTTACSQSNDADKAAAPAPASTAPAPAAAGTAAAAPVAHENPLLTASTLPFQAPPFDKITDADFQPAIEEGMKQELAEVDAIANSADEPTFDNTVVALEKSGVLLTRAQMVFGALTGANTNDTLQKVEEDEAPKLAEHSDAIYLNDKLFKRIETLYNKRDSLNLDPESKRLLEVKYQDFVHAGAKLSEADKTRLKEINKEESTLSTQFTNKLLAATKAAALVVDDKAALDGLSDADIAAAADAAKGRGLEGKYVFPLQNTTQQPELQPMNDRATREKLFKASWERAEHNDANDTRDTAARIAQLRAERAKLLGFKNYAAWKLDDQMAKTPEAAEKFMERLVPAAVARAKSESKDIQDVIDQEKGGFQVQAWDWDHYAEKVRKAKYDLDESQVRPYFELDNVLQNGVFYAANQLYGITFKERKDIPVYQPDVRVFEVFDKDGTSLALFYCDYFKRDNKNGGAWMDNLVGQSHLMGTKPVVFNVANFTKPVAGQPALLSWDDVTTMFHEFGHALHGMFSNAKYPSLSGANTARDFVEFPSQFNEQWASDPKVFANFAKNYKTGEPMPAELVAKIKKASSFNQGYAMSELISAALLDMQWHMLPADAPKQDVDKFEADALKKVGFTLPQVPPRYRSSYFQHIWGNGYAAGYYAYLWTQMLDSDAFEWFKEHGGLTRENGQIFRDKILSRGNTEELGKLYRDFRGKEPSIEPMLKDRGLK, from the coding sequence ATGAAGGTACGCACGCTCGTGATCGCCACCTCGATCGCCCTCACCACTGCCTGCTCGCAGTCCAACGACGCCGACAAGGCCGCCGCCCCGGCCCCCGCCAGCACCGCGCCCGCACCTGCGGCCGCCGGTACCGCCGCTGCCGCCCCTGTCGCCCACGAGAACCCGCTGCTCACCGCGAGTACGCTGCCGTTCCAGGCGCCGCCGTTCGACAAGATCACCGATGCCGATTTCCAGCCAGCGATCGAAGAAGGCATGAAGCAGGAGCTGGCCGAAGTCGACGCCATCGCCAATTCGGCCGATGAACCGACCTTCGACAACACCGTTGTCGCCCTCGAAAAGTCCGGCGTGCTGCTCACCCGCGCGCAGATGGTCTTTGGCGCGCTCACCGGCGCGAACACCAACGACACCCTGCAGAAGGTGGAAGAGGACGAAGCGCCGAAGCTCGCCGAGCACAGCGACGCCATCTACCTCAACGACAAGCTCTTCAAGCGCATCGAGACGCTCTACAACAAGCGCGATTCGCTGAACCTCGATCCCGAGTCGAAGCGCCTGCTCGAAGTGAAGTATCAGGATTTCGTGCACGCCGGCGCCAAGCTCTCCGAAGCGGACAAGACCCGCCTGAAGGAGATCAACAAGGAAGAATCGACGCTCAGCACGCAGTTCACCAACAAGCTGCTCGCTGCGACGAAGGCCGCCGCGCTGGTGGTCGACGACAAGGCCGCGCTCGATGGCCTGTCGGATGCCGACATCGCTGCCGCGGCGGATGCCGCGAAGGGTCGTGGCCTGGAAGGCAAGTACGTCTTCCCGCTGCAGAACACCACGCAGCAGCCAGAGCTGCAGCCGATGAACGATCGCGCCACGCGCGAGAAGCTGTTCAAGGCATCGTGGGAACGCGCCGAGCATAACGACGCCAACGACACGCGTGACACCGCCGCGCGCATCGCGCAGCTGCGCGCCGAGCGCGCCAAGCTGCTGGGCTTCAAGAACTACGCTGCGTGGAAGCTCGACGACCAGATGGCGAAGACGCCGGAAGCCGCCGAAAAGTTCATGGAGCGCCTGGTGCCGGCCGCCGTCGCGCGCGCCAAGTCCGAGTCGAAGGACATCCAGGATGTGATCGACCAGGAGAAGGGTGGCTTCCAGGTACAGGCCTGGGATTGGGACCACTACGCCGAGAAGGTGCGCAAGGCGAAGTACGACCTGGACGAGTCGCAGGTCCGCCCGTACTTCGAGCTGGATAACGTGCTGCAGAATGGCGTGTTCTATGCCGCCAACCAGCTCTACGGCATCACCTTCAAGGAGCGCAAGGATATCCCGGTGTACCAGCCGGATGTCCGCGTGTTCGAAGTGTTCGACAAGGACGGCACCTCGCTGGCGCTGTTCTATTGCGACTACTTCAAGCGTGATAACAAGAACGGCGGCGCCTGGATGGACAATCTGGTGGGCCAGTCCCACCTGATGGGCACCAAGCCGGTCGTGTTCAACGTGGCCAACTTCACCAAGCCGGTGGCGGGCCAGCCGGCGCTGCTGTCGTGGGATGACGTGACCACCATGTTCCACGAGTTCGGCCACGCGCTGCATGGCATGTTCTCGAACGCGAAGTACCCGTCGCTGTCGGGTGCGAACACCGCACGCGACTTCGTCGAGTTCCCGTCGCAGTTCAACGAGCAGTGGGCATCGGATCCGAAGGTGTTCGCCAACTTCGCCAAGAACTATAAGACTGGCGAGCCGATGCCGGCCGAGCTGGTCGCGAAGATCAAGAAGGCGTCGAGCTTCAACCAGGGCTATGCGATGAGCGAGCTCATCTCAGCCGCACTGCTCGACATGCAGTGGCACATGCTGCCGGCCGACGCGCCGAAGCAGGACGTGGACAAGTTCGAAGCCGACGCGCTGAAGAAGGTGGGCTTCACCCTGCCGCAGGTGCCGCCGCGCTACCGCTCCAGCTACTTCCAGCACATCTGGGGTAACGGCTACGCTGCGGGTTACTACGCGTACCTGTGGACCCAGATGCTCGATTCCGACGCGTTCGAGTGGTTCAAGGAGCACGGCGGCCTGACCCGCGAAAACGGTCAGATCTTCCGCGACAAGATCCTTTCGCGCGGCAACACCGAAGAGCTCGGCAAGCTCTACCGCGATTTCCGCGGCAAGGAGCCGAGCATCGAGCCGATGCTTAAGGATCGTGGCCTGAAGTAA
- the bioD gene encoding dethiobiotin synthase translates to MPRHLFVAGTDTGIGKTHGAQALVHAFRQAGERVAGMKPVASGSGRTREGLRNQDALDLQAASNPPPPYALVNPLALEEAVSPHLAAAREGVAMGWEPLDAAFATLGQDYDRVVVEGVGGWMVPLSETMSAEQIPQRWDLPVVMVVGIRLGCISHARLTARAIQADGCRLAGWIANLVEPDMLLRDENVETLRRLLPAPCLGVLPFRVGPADAAMLLDLSPLG, encoded by the coding sequence ATGCCGCGACACCTCTTCGTGGCCGGTACCGACACCGGCATCGGCAAGACCCATGGCGCCCAGGCGCTGGTCCACGCCTTCCGCCAGGCCGGGGAGAGGGTGGCCGGCATGAAGCCCGTCGCCAGCGGCTCGGGCCGCACCCGGGAGGGCCTGCGCAACCAGGATGCCCTGGACCTGCAGGCCGCCAGCAACCCGCCTCCGCCGTACGCGCTGGTGAATCCGCTGGCCCTGGAGGAGGCGGTGTCGCCCCATCTGGCGGCCGCCCGCGAGGGCGTGGCGATGGGCTGGGAACCCCTCGATGCGGCGTTCGCTACCCTCGGCCAGGATTACGACCGGGTGGTGGTGGAGGGCGTCGGCGGCTGGATGGTCCCGCTTTCCGAGACGATGTCCGCCGAGCAGATCCCGCAGCGCTGGGACCTCCCGGTGGTGATGGTGGTCGGCATTCGCCTGGGCTGCATCAGCCATGCTCGCCTGACCGCGCGGGCGATCCAAGCTGACGGCTGCCGCCTCGCCGGGTGGATCGCCAACCTCGTCGAACCGGACATGCTGCTGCGCGACGAGAACGTCGAGACCCTGCGCCGTCTGCTCCCAGCTCCGTGCCTGGGGGTGCTGCCGTTCCGCGTTGGGCCGGCCGACGCCGCCATGTTGTTGGACCTTTCACCGCTGGGCTGA
- a CDS encoding GAF domain-containing protein, giving the protein MYEARAIATDDKATLYADLVEQAGGLMHGEPNMIANAANFAALVYDVLPDLNWAGFYLFDGDELVVGPFQGKPACIRIALGRGVCGTAAQTGQTQLVHDVHAFDGHIACDAASNSEVVVPLFRADGSLFGVWDVDSPLVGRFDDEDKRGMEALCAAFMKTLG; this is encoded by the coding sequence ATGTACGAAGCCCGCGCCATCGCCACCGACGACAAGGCCACCCTCTACGCCGACCTGGTGGAGCAGGCCGGGGGCCTCATGCACGGCGAGCCCAATATGATCGCCAATGCCGCCAATTTCGCGGCGCTGGTGTACGACGTGCTGCCCGACCTGAACTGGGCCGGGTTCTATCTGTTCGATGGCGATGAACTGGTCGTCGGCCCGTTCCAGGGCAAGCCGGCCTGCATCCGCATCGCGCTCGGCCGTGGCGTGTGTGGCACGGCCGCGCAGACGGGCCAGACCCAGCTCGTGCACGACGTGCACGCCTTCGACGGCCACATCGCCTGCGATGCGGCCTCCAACTCGGAAGTGGTCGTGCCGCTGTTCCGCGCCGATGGCAGCCTGTTCGGCGTGTGGGACGTGGATAGCCCGCTGGTCGGCCGCTTCGACGACGAGGACAAGCGCGGCATGGAAGCGCTCTGCGCAGCCTTCATGAAAACCCTGGGCTAA
- the yihA gene encoding ribosome biogenesis GTP-binding protein YihA/YsxC, with translation MTSNILNGARFNLAANEITQLPYDTGAEVAFAGRSNAGKSSALNALTGHNALARTSKTPGRTQLMVVFDLPPLKREGEEPLTARLVDLPGYGYAKVPDAMRAHWRREIDAYLKMRRSLRGIVLIVDIRHELKDFDRTMIEFCADTDLPCHVLMTKADKVSRGEGSKALEALRKQFRENKVPGTVQMFSSLAKTGVDEARARVIELLHTPRAHEL, from the coding sequence ATGACGTCGAATATCCTCAATGGCGCGCGCTTCAACCTTGCCGCCAACGAAATTACCCAGCTGCCGTATGACACGGGCGCCGAAGTGGCATTCGCAGGCCGTTCGAACGCCGGCAAGTCCAGTGCGCTGAACGCCCTGACGGGTCACAACGCCCTGGCCCGCACCTCGAAGACGCCGGGCCGCACCCAGCTCATGGTGGTGTTCGACCTGCCGCCGCTAAAGCGCGAAGGCGAAGAGCCGCTGACGGCACGCCTGGTCGACCTGCCGGGTTACGGCTATGCCAAGGTGCCCGATGCCATGCGCGCGCACTGGCGCCGCGAGATCGATGCTTACCTGAAGATGCGCCGCAGCCTGCGCGGCATCGTGCTTATCGTGGATATCCGCCATGAGCTGAAGGATTTCGACCGCACCATGATCGAGTTCTGCGCCGATACCGACCTGCCGTGCCACGTGCTGATGACCAAGGCCGACAAGGTCTCGCGTGGTGAGGGTTCCAAGGCGCTGGAGGCGTTGCGCAAGCAGTTCCGCGAGAACAAGGTCCCGGGCACGGTGCAGATGTTCTCGTCGCTCGCGAAGACCGGCGTGGATGAGGCGCGGGCCCGCGTCATCGAGCTGCTGCACACGCCGCGCGCGCACGAGCTCTAA
- a CDS encoding c-type cytochrome produces MTFRHAAAAITAMLVMSTVAAQTATPAKPATAAPAPAASTAKAGANPATDTATPGMPKAETPTVAANASPAGTAKPGEATAGQGKAAACGACHGIDGNSTDAQYPRLAGQSEQYIAAQLEEFKSGKRVNPIMLGFASSLSEQDMHDIGAYFATQKPLPGVADQALVEQGETLYRQGDTARGIPACMACHGPSGAGNPGAHYPRLTSQHSQYVEARLKAWKASTEPSTDPHTKIMMPIAQKLDDKDIAAVASYIEGLHSNEPTQAAPAGP; encoded by the coding sequence ATGACGTTTCGGCACGCCGCCGCTGCCATTACCGCGATGCTCGTTATGAGCACCGTGGCCGCTCAGACCGCTACTCCTGCCAAGCCGGCTACCGCCGCGCCCGCACCCGCCGCCTCCACCGCGAAGGCCGGGGCCAACCCCGCGACCGATACCGCTACGCCCGGCATGCCCAAGGCCGAGACCCCGACGGTGGCCGCCAACGCATCCCCCGCCGGCACGGCCAAGCCGGGCGAAGCCACGGCGGGCCAGGGCAAGGCTGCCGCCTGCGGTGCCTGCCACGGCATCGATGGCAACTCCACCGATGCGCAGTACCCGCGGCTGGCCGGCCAGAGCGAGCAATACATCGCCGCGCAGCTGGAAGAGTTCAAATCGGGCAAGCGCGTGAATCCGATCATGCTGGGCTTCGCCAGCTCGCTGTCCGAGCAGGACATGCACGACATCGGCGCCTACTTCGCGACCCAGAAGCCGCTCCCGGGCGTGGCCGACCAGGCCCTCGTCGAGCAGGGCGAGACCCTCTACCGCCAGGGCGACACGGCCCGCGGCATCCCGGCGTGCATGGCTTGCCACGGCCCGTCGGGCGCCGGTAACCCGGGCGCCCACTACCCGCGCCTCACCAGCCAGCACAGCCAGTATGTTGAGGCACGGCTCAAGGCCTGGAAGGCATCGACCGAGCCCTCGACCGATCCGCATACGAAGATCATGATGCCCATCGCGCAGAAGCTCGATGACAAGGACATCGCCGCAGTGGCCAGCTACATCGAGGGCCTGCACAGTAACGAACCGACGCAGGCCGCACCCGCGGGCCCGTGA
- a CDS encoding thiol:disulfide interchange protein DsbA/DsbL: MRLRLPLLCAALIGLAACGGGNNDATPAATPAPAPAATAPATAPATPAASGTAAATPAATDATAAAPAAAPADDANDTRPAPKPFVDEGKWVEGKHYFRIDPAQPTSSPGKIEVTEVFSYGCPACFQYHGVVDDLAKALPRGTVMTYTPASFRPDENWPLLQRAYLTAQAFGVDKKSHDAMFDAVFKSGELGIIDQQTNKPKPESAWPTINDVAKFYAKFGVKADEFAATANSFTINTKMKRADELIRAYEVDSTPTIVVNGKYRLTPNSAGGYAQSVELVQWLISKEAAGK; encoded by the coding sequence ATGCGACTGCGCCTTCCCCTGCTCTGCGCCGCCCTGATCGGCCTTGCCGCCTGCGGCGGTGGTAACAACGACGCCACCCCGGCTGCCACGCCGGCCCCGGCGCCCGCAGCGACCGCACCGGCCACCGCGCCTGCGACCCCGGCGGCTTCGGGCACGGCAGCTGCCACGCCCGCCGCCACCGACGCGACAGCGGCAGCACCGGCTGCGGCCCCGGCCGACGACGCCAATGACACCCGCCCCGCCCCGAAGCCCTTCGTCGATGAAGGCAAGTGGGTCGAAGGCAAGCATTACTTCCGCATCGATCCGGCCCAGCCGACCAGCAGCCCGGGCAAGATCGAGGTCACCGAGGTGTTCTCCTACGGCTGCCCGGCCTGCTTCCAGTACCACGGCGTGGTCGACGACCTGGCCAAGGCCCTGCCCCGCGGCACGGTCATGACCTACACCCCCGCTTCGTTCCGCCCGGATGAGAACTGGCCGCTGCTGCAGCGCGCCTACCTCACCGCGCAGGCCTTCGGCGTGGACAAGAAGAGCCACGATGCAATGTTCGACGCCGTCTTCAAGAGCGGCGAGCTGGGCATCATCGACCAGCAGACCAACAAGCCCAAGCCGGAATCGGCCTGGCCGACGATCAACGACGTCGCCAAGTTCTACGCCAAGTTCGGTGTGAAGGCCGACGAATTCGCCGCCACCGCCAACTCCTTCACCATCAACACCAAGATGAAGCGCGCCGATGAACTGATTCGCGCCTACGAGGTCGATAGCACGCCGACCATCGTGGTGAACGGCAAGTACCGCCTCACCCCGAACAGCGCCGGCGGTTACGCCCAGTCGGTGGAACTCGTCCAGTGGCTCATCAGCAAGGAGGCCGCGGGCAAGTAA
- a CDS encoding thiol:disulfide interchange protein DsbA/DsbL, with the protein MIKRLPFLFLGLAMATACSAGGNGSGAPAGEPAAAATAAAATTPTEGQEYVATTTPGRYAPKDKVEVVEVFSYGCIHCAHYEPYVEQLQKELPKGVTFHAVPAAFNDAWLPYAQAYYAAKKLNVSPEAHAALFKAIHTDHYPLATIEELGDWYHQHYAVDAAKFVAAAKSDEVKNQILADVKLFQGWGIDGTPTIVVNGKYRSNQIKTFDELNATAKFLVNRELNGGK; encoded by the coding sequence ATGATCAAGCGTCTTCCCTTCCTGTTCCTCGGCCTCGCCATGGCCACGGCCTGCTCGGCCGGCGGCAATGGCAGCGGCGCACCTGCCGGCGAGCCGGCGGCGGCCGCCACGGCAGCCGCCGCCACCACGCCCACCGAGGGCCAGGAATATGTAGCCACCACCACCCCCGGCCGCTACGCGCCGAAGGACAAGGTGGAAGTGGTCGAGGTGTTCTCGTACGGCTGCATCCATTGCGCCCACTACGAACCGTACGTGGAACAGCTGCAGAAGGAACTGCCGAAAGGCGTGACCTTCCACGCCGTGCCGGCCGCGTTCAACGACGCGTGGCTGCCGTACGCGCAGGCCTACTACGCCGCCAAGAAGCTCAATGTTTCGCCGGAAGCGCACGCCGCGCTGTTCAAGGCGATCCATACCGACCATTACCCGCTGGCCACCATCGAAGAGCTGGGCGACTGGTATCACCAGCACTACGCGGTCGACGCAGCCAAGTTCGTGGCTGCTGCCAAGAGCGACGAGGTGAAGAACCAGATCCTGGCCGATGTGAAGCTGTTCCAGGGCTGGGGCATCGACGGCACCCCGACGATCGTGGTGAACGGTAAATACCGCAGCAACCAGATCAAGACCTTCGACGAGCTGAACGCAACGGCGAAGTTCCTGGTCAATCGCGAACTCAACGGCGGCAAGTAA
- a CDS encoding endonuclease/exonuclease/phosphatase family protein, with product MNRAPNATPAAERTLRLLSCNILAGASVQRYSDYFTRSVNAVLPGPSKLANLDSLAELLHEFDVVGLQEADAGSLRSGFLNQTRYIAEAAGMPFWSHQPNRPMVRVAHSANGLLSRIEPTEVIDYPLPGRIKGRGALFVRFGHGTEGLVVVIAHLSLGAAARLGQLAFIAELLAPYPHAVLMGDLNTEPSSPEMRLLFDKTSLQPPKILTPTFPSWKPRRALDHILTSADIQLDRTWTLPRAFSDHLPLAAEIRLPHSLASAAGATP from the coding sequence ATGAACCGCGCCCCCAACGCAACGCCCGCTGCCGAGCGCACCCTGCGCCTCCTGAGCTGCAACATCCTCGCCGGCGCCAGCGTGCAGCGGTACAGCGACTACTTCACCCGCAGCGTCAACGCCGTGCTGCCGGGCCCCTCGAAACTCGCGAATCTCGATTCGCTGGCCGAATTGCTGCACGAATTCGACGTGGTGGGCCTGCAGGAAGCCGACGCGGGCAGCCTGCGCTCGGGCTTCCTCAACCAGACCCGCTACATCGCGGAAGCGGCCGGCATGCCCTTCTGGAGCCACCAGCCGAACCGGCCGATGGTGCGCGTCGCGCATTCGGCCAACGGCCTGCTCAGCCGCATCGAGCCCACCGAAGTCATCGACTACCCGCTACCGGGCCGGATCAAGGGCCGTGGCGCGCTGTTCGTGCGCTTTGGGCATGGCACGGAAGGCCTCGTCGTGGTCATCGCGCACCTTTCGCTCGGCGCGGCCGCCCGCCTGGGCCAGCTCGCCTTCATCGCGGAGCTGCTCGCGCCCTACCCGCACGCCGTGCTCATGGGCGATCTGAACACCGAGCCGTCCAGCCCGGAAATGCGCCTGCTGTTCGACAAGACCTCGCTGCAGCCGCCGAAGATCCTGACGCCCACCTTCCCCAGCTGGAAGCCGCGGCGCGCGCTGGACCACATCCTGACCTCGGCCGATATCCAGCTCGACCGCACGTGGACATTGCCCCGTGCGTTCTCCGATCATCTGCCGCTCGCCGCCGAAATCCGGCTCCCGCATAGCCTGGCCAGCGCGGCCGGCGCGACGCCTTAG